The following are encoded in a window of Bacillus sp. es.036 genomic DNA:
- a CDS encoding lipoate--protein ligase, whose protein sequence is MLYIDNENIMDAGINLAIEEYILKELDPEETYLLFYSMNPTVIVGKNQNTIEQIDTSYIRENGVDVIRRLSGGGAVYNDQGNLSFSIITKDDGNSFHNYKKFTDPVVKALSKLGVDAELSGRNDLLVNGKKISGNAQFSTKGRMYSHGTLMFNVNLENVVKALKVNKEKIESKGIKSIRSRVTNISEHMDQEMTREQFKQTLLQYIFEGEKEIPSYGLTEKDWKAIHEIAEERYKNWDWNYGRSPKFNVQHSKRFPIGSIDVRLEVKKGYIEQATIFGDFFGVGDVKKIENQLMGVRYERGSLEEALQEVDVSHYFGKITKKEFIDLLY, encoded by the coding sequence ATGCTTTATATAGATAATGAGAACATTATGGATGCTGGGATTAATCTAGCGATTGAGGAATACATTTTGAAGGAGCTTGATCCTGAGGAAACCTATTTGTTATTTTACTCGATGAATCCAACAGTTATTGTTGGGAAAAATCAGAATACCATTGAGCAAATTGATACGAGCTACATACGTGAGAATGGTGTGGATGTCATTCGTCGTCTTTCGGGTGGAGGCGCGGTTTATAACGATCAGGGTAATCTAAGCTTTAGCATTATCACGAAGGATGACGGCAATAGTTTTCACAATTATAAAAAGTTCACCGATCCGGTAGTAAAGGCACTTAGCAAACTTGGTGTAGATGCGGAGCTCAGTGGTCGAAACGATTTGTTAGTGAATGGGAAGAAAATATCAGGTAATGCCCAGTTTTCAACAAAGGGGAGAATGTATAGTCACGGAACGCTAATGTTTAATGTGAACTTAGAAAATGTAGTGAAAGCTCTAAAAGTAAATAAAGAGAAGATTGAATCGAAGGGCATTAAATCCATTCGCAGTCGCGTTACAAATATTAGTGAACATATGGATCAAGAGATGACGCGTGAGCAATTTAAACAAACGTTGCTTCAGTATATTTTCGAAGGAGAAAAAGAAATCCCCTCTTATGGCTTAACCGAAAAAGATTGGAAAGCCATCCACGAAATTGCGGAGGAACGATATAAGAACTGGGATTGGAATTATGGTCGCTCTCCAAAATTTAACGTTCAGCATTCTAAGCGTTTTCCGATTGGGTCAATAGATGTTCGTCTTGAAGTAAAGAAGGGGTACATCGAACAGGCTACGATTTTTGGAGATTTCTTTGGCGTTGGGGACGTGAAAAAGATAGAAAACCAACTAATGGGTGTTCGTTATGAACGTGGATCGCTTGAAGAAGCTCTTCAAGAAGTGGACGTATCTCATTATTTCGGGAAAATAACAAAAAAGGAATTTATTGATCTTCTATACTAA
- the paaB gene encoding 1,2-phenylacetyl-CoA epoxidase subunit PaaB, with protein MSNKDSLFYEVYEVFSKKTDTSSLQHQFSLLAPNQELAFVMAKENFFRREQVADIWVVKRDHIKRMSQEEKEAMKHLEKDYRETKGYGYLKKKWRQYEQEQLTEKDIMGGGEG; from the coding sequence GTGAGTAATAAAGACAGTCTTTTCTATGAAGTTTACGAGGTGTTCAGTAAAAAAACAGATACATCTTCACTACAGCATCAATTTAGTCTTCTCGCGCCAAATCAGGAATTAGCATTTGTTATGGCAAAGGAGAACTTCTTTCGACGTGAGCAAGTAGCTGATATTTGGGTCGTCAAGCGGGATCACATAAAACGAATGAGTCAGGAAGAAAAAGAAGCGATGAAACATTTAGAGAAAGATTATCGTGAAACAAAAGGATATGGTTATTTAAAGAAAAAATGGCGCCAGTATGAGCAGGAGCAGCTTACTGAAAAAGATATCATGGGAGGAGGAGAAGGCTAA
- the paaA gene encoding 1,2-phenylacetyl-CoA epoxidase subunit PaaA → MVISLNERMDHFMNRINSGEKIEADDWMPDDYREALIRLISMHGISEIMGALPEKEWVPKAPSIYRKLAIMAKVQDEMGHGQLLLRVAEDLMEPLGRNRDDIMKDLFSGKLKFHNVFHMKAPTWGDAGVIAWLVDGAAIISQTMMLGTSYGPYGRALKRICAEEVFHAQHGESIIMALAEGTKEQRTLLQDSINRWWTSLLMFFGPKTNAETGHSHQDKNMRYKLRTKTNEQLRQEFLTKYVPRVWALGLTIPDPTLKFDEETSEWQYQQPDWEEFKKIVTGHGPKSKERLALRMRSYEMNSWVREALGTSEVSNVAR, encoded by the coding sequence ATGGTGATTTCTTTAAACGAAAGAATGGATCATTTTATGAATCGTATCAATAGTGGCGAAAAAATTGAAGCGGATGATTGGATGCCAGATGACTATCGAGAAGCGTTAATTCGTTTGATATCCATGCATGGGATTAGTGAGATTATGGGAGCTTTACCTGAAAAAGAGTGGGTTCCAAAGGCTCCATCTATCTACCGAAAGCTTGCGATTATGGCGAAAGTTCAGGATGAAATGGGCCATGGTCAGCTATTGCTTCGAGTAGCAGAAGATTTAATGGAACCACTAGGGAGAAATCGTGATGATATTATGAAAGATCTTTTTTCAGGAAAATTGAAATTCCATAATGTCTTTCATATGAAAGCTCCAACGTGGGGGGATGCTGGTGTGATTGCATGGTTAGTAGACGGTGCCGCAATTATATCGCAGACGATGATGCTTGGAACGTCTTATGGACCTTATGGCCGCGCTTTGAAACGTATTTGTGCTGAAGAGGTGTTTCATGCTCAGCATGGTGAAAGCATTATTATGGCCCTAGCTGAAGGAACGAAGGAGCAACGTACCTTATTACAAGATTCTATTAACAGATGGTGGACCTCGTTATTAATGTTTTTTGGGCCAAAAACAAACGCCGAAACAGGACACAGCCATCAAGATAAAAATATGCGCTATAAGCTTCGTACCAAAACGAATGAACAGCTCAGGCAGGAATTTCTAACAAAATATGTTCCTCGAGTATGGGCGCTAGGTCTAACGATTCCAGATCCCACGCTGAAATTTGATGAAGAAACTTCTGAATGGCAGTATCAACAGCCAGATTGGGAAGAATTCAAGAAAATTGTGACTGGACATGGTCCAAAATCGAAGGAGCGATTAGCGCTACGAATGCGCTCGTATGAAATGAATAGCTGGGTAAGGGAAGCGCTTGGAACAAGTGAGGTATCAAATGTTGCGAGGTGA
- the paaD gene encoding 1,2-phenylacetyl-CoA epoxidase subunit PaaD, whose translation MILKEKVMKVLDTVKDPEIPVVSVVDLGMIHNVSFHNDRVTIEVMPTFSGCPALEIIKRNIELAVESIPEVNSLSVAFIRHPIWTTELVSEKGKQELKKFGIAPPEDRVEGEWHVPCPYCGSVYTTMDNIFGPAACRSILYCKSCKNPFEAMKPVSI comes from the coding sequence ATGATACTTAAAGAGAAAGTGATGAAGGTGCTCGATACGGTAAAAGATCCGGAGATTCCTGTTGTAAGCGTAGTGGACCTTGGGATGATCCACAACGTTTCTTTTCATAATGATCGAGTCACAATTGAAGTGATGCCAACATTCTCGGGGTGTCCTGCATTAGAAATCATCAAAAGGAATATCGAGCTCGCTGTAGAAAGTATTCCTGAAGTGAATTCTTTATCTGTTGCATTTATTCGGCATCCGATATGGACAACCGAACTTGTTTCGGAGAAGGGGAAGCAGGAGTTGAAAAAGTTTGGTATTGCGCCACCTGAAGACCGTGTGGAAGGGGAATGGCATGTGCCGTGTCCATATTGTGGATCAGTTTATACAACAATGGATAATATTTTTGGACCAGCCGCTTGTCGAAGTATTTTGTATTGTAAGTCATGTAAAAACCCATTTGAAGCGATGAAGCCTGTATCAATTTAA
- the paaC gene encoding 1,2-phenylacetyl-CoA epoxidase subunit PaaC has translation MDESIEYRECLIELIYQLADDDFLLAYRGSEWLGLAPHIEEDVAFASISQDLMGHAALYYGLLEELGEGKIDHLTHNRSPEYFRNAILVELPNGTGTYLENPSYDWAFTVVRNYFYTLAKKVRLDSIKKSSYEPLQHIVQKISIEMSYHMMHWEVWFKQLFSSTAEAKSRMEEAMSIVFEELGGVFSYGSIGDRMAKLSLIESEEILKERWMVYLNNEKIHYSMKMKQGDGRNGTHTPHLGEALATLSEVYQSVPTAEW, from the coding sequence ATGGATGAGTCTATCGAATATCGCGAGTGTTTAATTGAACTGATCTATCAATTAGCTGATGATGATTTTCTGCTAGCATACCGTGGATCAGAATGGCTAGGTCTTGCGCCTCATATTGAAGAAGATGTAGCGTTTGCTTCAATTAGTCAGGATTTGATGGGGCATGCCGCACTTTATTATGGATTACTAGAAGAGCTTGGAGAAGGAAAGATAGATCACTTAACGCATAATCGCTCTCCTGAATATTTTCGAAATGCCATTCTTGTAGAGTTGCCGAATGGAACGGGGACTTATTTAGAAAATCCATCATATGATTGGGCATTTACTGTTGTTCGAAATTACTTCTATACGCTGGCCAAAAAGGTTCGACTTGATTCAATTAAGAAATCATCTTATGAGCCACTGCAACACATTGTTCAAAAAATCTCCATTGAGATGAGCTACCATATGATGCATTGGGAAGTTTGGTTTAAGCAGCTTTTCAGTAGTACAGCTGAAGCGAAAAGTAGAATGGAAGAAGCAATGAGCATTGTATTTGAAGAGTTAGGTGGTGTTTTTTCATACGGGAGTATTGGTGATCGAATGGCCAAGCTTTCGCTTATTGAAAGTGAAGAGATCCTTAAGGAACGATGGATGGTTTACTTAAACAATGAAAAAATACATTATTCTATGAAAATGAAACAGGGGGATGGTCGAAATGGCACTCATACACCCCATTTAGGGGAAGCGCTTGCTACGCTGTCGGAAGTATATCAATCTGTCCCTACAGCGGAGTGGTAA
- a CDS encoding sugar-binding transcriptional regulator, with product MDKDKLTKVVEAARLYYQLDYSQQEIAKKLAVSRPTVSRLLKQAKAEGVVEIKIHDPSQDVHMLSSELADLFGLLETRVAIVPQFEDDLVKKHIGKIAADYLNTAIQDNDLIGVSWGTTLNEIGKNLRHKLLKNVSVVQLNGGISYSETNTYAYEVIQMLGRAFHATSHFLPVPAIVDHLLVKKTMEEDRHIRRVLDMGRNANIALFSVGIPTNDSVIVQADYVSKEELEVIHTRSVGEICSRFFDEKGKLIHKELNERTIGIDLQELSTKEKSILAAGGPKKVEAIYGALEGGYANVLITDHFTARALLEKKKQGRDKQ from the coding sequence ATGGATAAAGATAAACTAACAAAGGTGGTCGAAGCTGCCCGCTTATACTATCAATTGGACTATAGTCAACAGGAGATCGCAAAAAAATTAGCGGTTTCAAGGCCCACGGTTTCGCGTTTATTAAAACAAGCGAAAGCAGAAGGCGTTGTTGAAATTAAAATTCATGATCCATCCCAAGATGTTCATATGCTTTCATCAGAACTTGCTGATTTGTTTGGACTATTAGAAACGAGAGTCGCCATTGTTCCTCAATTTGAGGATGATCTTGTCAAAAAACATATCGGTAAAATTGCAGCTGATTATTTAAATACAGCTATACAAGACAATGATTTGATTGGTGTTTCATGGGGGACCACGCTTAATGAGATCGGTAAGAACCTTCGTCATAAGTTACTGAAAAACGTTTCGGTTGTTCAATTAAATGGCGGCATTAGTTATTCAGAAACCAATACCTATGCTTATGAAGTGATTCAAATGCTTGGCCGTGCATTTCATGCTACGAGCCATTTCTTGCCTGTTCCTGCCATAGTTGACCATCTTCTTGTAAAGAAAACGATGGAAGAAGATAGACACATTCGTCGTGTTCTTGACATGGGTCGGAATGCGAATATTGCCTTATTTAGTGTTGGAATTCCAACAAATGACTCGGTTATTGTACAGGCAGATTATGTATCAAAAGAAGAGCTTGAAGTCATTCATACGAGATCTGTTGGTGAAATTTGTTCGAGATTTTTTGACGAAAAAGGGAAGCTCATTCATAAGGAATTAAATGAACGTACAATTGGAATTGATCTACAAGAGCTTTCTACAAAAGAAAAGTCGATATTGGCGGCTGGTGGTCCTAAGAAAGTTGAAGCGATATATGGGGCATTGGAAGGTGGCTATGCCAATGTTCTTATAACGGATCACTTTACGGCTCGCGCTTTATTAGAGAAGAAAAAGCAGGGGAGGGATAAACAATGA
- a CDS encoding MBL fold metallo-hydrolase — MKMTVLGPWGGYPKAGEASAGYLFQSEGYNLLIDCGSGVLAQLQYHLSVEELDSVIISHYHPDHIADVGVLYHGRLIQSKTKSELPLLPIYGHSHDEAGFNSLGHEPYTEARSYTQEDRLELGPFSITFQKTKHPVVCFAMRITDGKHTVVFTADSSYIKEFEVFSAGADLLISECNLYADMDGSKMGHMNSTDAATIASAANVSTLMLTHLPHFGELSDLQKDAKQYFDGEVVLASTGLVWDSEKEL; from the coding sequence ATGAAAATGACTGTATTAGGTCCGTGGGGAGGTTACCCTAAAGCTGGTGAAGCGAGTGCAGGGTATCTTTTCCAGAGTGAAGGCTATAACTTGTTAATTGATTGTGGAAGTGGTGTATTGGCACAACTTCAATATCACCTTTCCGTCGAAGAACTTGATAGTGTCATCATTAGTCACTACCATCCAGATCACATTGCAGATGTAGGGGTTCTTTATCATGGGCGCTTGATTCAATCCAAAACAAAATCTGAATTACCATTGCTACCGATCTATGGTCATTCACATGATGAAGCAGGTTTTAATAGTTTGGGTCATGAGCCTTATACCGAAGCGAGGTCTTACACGCAAGAAGATCGTTTAGAGCTCGGCCCATTTTCCATTACTTTTCAAAAAACAAAACATCCGGTTGTATGTTTTGCTATGCGCATAACTGATGGAAAGCATACCGTAGTGTTTACAGCAGATTCAAGCTATATAAAAGAGTTCGAAGTCTTTTCTGCTGGAGCTGACTTACTCATCTCAGAATGCAACCTTTATGCAGATATGGATGGTTCTAAAATGGGGCACATGAATAGTACGGATGCAGCAACGATTGCAAGCGCAGCGAATGTTTCCACTCTTATGTTAACGCATCTTCCGCATTTTGGAGAGTTATCGGATCTTCAAAAAGATGCAAAACAATACTTTGATGGGGAAGTTGTACTTGCTTCTACAGGACTAGTTTGGGATTCAGAAAAAGAGTTATAG
- a CDS encoding fatty acid--CoA ligase family protein, with protein MNLSQQLTETAATYPEKQAYIYQDEAVLYKELDQKVSAFAANLSAEGIKKDDHVALILGNSPEFLIAYYGVLRAGAVVIPINPIYTPDEIGYLLHNGDVKAIVTLEQALPLVEKMADQLTDIVLVAYTGEGKEERVIANTKLKPFTKMIKDQNEVFPDVTINEDDLAVILYTSGTTGKPKGAMLSHKNLFSNASDTGSYLQISSNDVVVTALPMFHVFCMTVSMNAPLISGGTLLILPKFSPQEVFRVAEKFKATIFAGVPTMYNFLYQYPEGRAEYFQHMRLCISGGSSLPVALLHRFEEKFQVRISEGYGLSEASPVTCFNPLDRPRKAGSIGMNITNVENKVVNELGQEVPVGEVGELAVKGPNVMKGYYKMPEDTAVTLKEGWLFTGDLAKMDEEGYFYIVDRKKDMVIVGGYNVYPREVEEVLYQHPDIVETAVVGVPDPNFGEAVQAFVVTKQQMTEEDVMNYCKEHLAKYKCPTIVEFISELPKNTTGKILRKALRKQVNA; from the coding sequence ATGAATCTATCTCAGCAATTAACAGAGACAGCGGCGACTTATCCTGAGAAACAAGCTTACATATATCAGGATGAAGCTGTCTTGTACAAAGAACTTGATCAGAAAGTTTCTGCTTTTGCTGCAAACTTATCGGCAGAAGGAATTAAAAAAGACGATCACGTGGCTTTAATATTAGGGAACTCACCAGAGTTTTTAATTGCTTACTACGGTGTCTTAAGAGCTGGTGCAGTCGTTATTCCAATTAATCCTATTTATACTCCAGATGAAATTGGCTATCTTCTTCATAATGGAGACGTGAAGGCTATTGTTACATTGGAACAAGCACTCCCTCTAGTTGAAAAAATGGCCGATCAATTAACCGATATCGTTCTTGTTGCTTATACAGGTGAAGGGAAAGAAGAGAGAGTTATTGCAAACACAAAATTGAAACCGTTTACAAAAATGATTAAGGATCAAAACGAGGTTTTTCCAGATGTTACGATAAACGAAGATGACTTGGCTGTTATCCTGTATACATCGGGAACAACAGGAAAACCAAAAGGTGCGATGCTTTCGCATAAGAATTTATTTAGTAATGCATCAGATACTGGCTCTTATCTTCAGATCTCTTCTAATGACGTTGTGGTCACTGCCCTTCCTATGTTTCACGTGTTTTGCATGACCGTTTCAATGAATGCCCCTCTTATTTCAGGAGGGACGTTGTTAATCCTTCCTAAGTTCAGTCCTCAAGAAGTTTTCCGCGTTGCCGAGAAATTCAAAGCTACTATTTTTGCAGGAGTACCAACCATGTATAATTTCTTATACCAATACCCAGAAGGTCGAGCTGAATATTTTCAGCATATGCGACTTTGTATTTCAGGAGGTTCTTCTTTACCTGTGGCCCTTCTACACCGTTTTGAAGAAAAGTTTCAAGTTCGGATTTCAGAGGGATATGGATTATCAGAAGCATCACCTGTGACGTGCTTCAATCCACTGGATCGTCCCCGTAAAGCAGGCTCGATTGGTATGAACATCACGAATGTTGAAAATAAAGTCGTTAATGAACTAGGTCAGGAAGTTCCGGTAGGGGAGGTTGGAGAGCTAGCAGTTAAAGGTCCAAATGTGATGAAAGGTTATTATAAAATGCCAGAGGATACCGCAGTAACGCTGAAAGAAGGCTGGCTATTTACTGGTGATTTAGCGAAGATGGATGAAGAGGGCTACTTCTATATTGTGGATCGCAAAAAGGATATGGTCATCGTAGGCGGATATAATGTCTATCCAAGAGAAGTTGAAGAAGTTCTTTATCAGCATCCTGATATCGTTGAAACAGCAGTAGTGGGCGTCCCAGATCCAAACTTCGGGGAGGCAGTTCAAGCCTTTGTTGTCACAAAGCAGCAGATGACGGAAGAAGATGTAATGAACTATTGTAAAGAGCATCTGGCAAAATATAAATGCCCGACGATTGTAGAATTTATTAGTGAATTGCCGAAGAATACAACTGGAAAAATATTAAGAAAAGCTCTTCGTAAACAAGTAAACGCTTAA
- a CDS encoding glycoside hydrolase family 13 protein, producing the protein MAQQWWKESVVYQIYPRSFNDSDGDGIGDIRGITEKLDYLNELGIDVVWLSPVYKSPNDDNGYDISDYRTIMDEFGTMEDWEEMLEGMHQRGIRLVMDLVVNHSSDEHAWFTEARKSRDNPFREYYIWRESKEDHPPNNWGSFFGGSAWEYDEESEEYFLHLFSKKQPDLNWENEKLREEVYDLMKFWLDKGVDGFRMDVINLISKTPGLPDAEVTDDSPYQWGGDYFVNGPKFVEYMNEMNEKVLSKYNVMTVGEMPLATPEDGKKYTNENDGIVNMLFQFEHMDVTSGPGGKWDQQAWKLTDLKRIISKWQTELHGTGWNSLYMENHDQPRSVSVFGDDQEYRVESAKMLAAWLHFLQGTPYIYQGQELGMTNVYFDNIKDYEDIETLNMYNEEVVEKGRNPEEVLDAIYKKGRDNARTPMQWTDEKNAGFTTGTPWLKVNGNYHEINARKALSDENSIFYFYKNLIRLRKELPVLIHGNYQLLLEEDENLYVYTRSYQDTTLVIAANFSKETSELNLPETLNGGKLLVHNYHDVANQLQNESNMRPYEVKVYML; encoded by the coding sequence ATGGCTCAACAGTGGTGGAAGGAAAGCGTTGTTTATCAAATTTATCCTAGAAGTTTTAATGACAGTGACGGGGATGGAATTGGTGATATTCGAGGAATTACAGAAAAACTAGATTATTTGAACGAATTAGGCATTGATGTGGTGTGGTTATCACCCGTTTATAAGTCACCGAATGATGACAACGGTTACGATATTAGTGATTATCGAACGATTATGGATGAGTTCGGAACGATGGAAGACTGGGAAGAGATGTTAGAAGGAATGCATCAACGTGGAATCCGTCTTGTAATGGACCTAGTTGTTAACCATTCTTCTGATGAACATGCGTGGTTTACCGAAGCGAGAAAATCAAGAGATAATCCGTTTCGTGAATATTATATATGGCGAGAAAGTAAGGAAGACCACCCTCCAAACAACTGGGGATCTTTTTTCGGAGGTTCTGCGTGGGAGTATGATGAAGAGAGTGAGGAATATTTTCTACATCTCTTTTCAAAAAAGCAACCTGACCTCAATTGGGAAAACGAAAAGCTAAGAGAAGAAGTGTATGATCTGATGAAATTCTGGCTCGATAAAGGGGTCGATGGATTCAGGATGGATGTTATAAATTTGATTTCCAAAACGCCTGGCTTACCAGATGCCGAAGTAACGGATGATTCTCCTTATCAGTGGGGAGGAGATTACTTCGTAAATGGTCCGAAATTCGTAGAATACATGAACGAAATGAACGAAAAGGTTTTATCAAAATACAATGTGATGACGGTTGGCGAAATGCCATTGGCCACGCCTGAAGATGGTAAAAAGTACACGAATGAAAATGATGGTATTGTGAATATGCTGTTTCAGTTTGAACACATGGATGTAACAAGTGGACCTGGAGGTAAATGGGATCAACAGGCTTGGAAACTAACGGATTTAAAACGGATTATTTCAAAATGGCAGACTGAGCTTCACGGTACTGGGTGGAATAGTTTATATATGGAGAATCATGATCAGCCTCGTTCAGTTTCTGTATTTGGAGATGATCAGGAATATCGTGTAGAATCAGCCAAGATGCTGGCTGCGTGGCTTCATTTTCTCCAAGGAACGCCATATATTTATCAAGGACAAGAGCTCGGGATGACGAATGTCTACTTTGATAATATCAAGGATTACGAGGACATCGAAACGCTTAATATGTATAACGAAGAAGTTGTTGAAAAAGGAAGAAATCCAGAAGAAGTACTCGACGCTATCTATAAAAAAGGCCGTGATAATGCACGGACGCCTATGCAGTGGACTGATGAGAAGAACGCGGGGTTTACGACTGGAACTCCATGGTTAAAAGTGAATGGTAATTATCACGAAATTAATGCGAGAAAGGCGTTAAGTGACGAAAATTCTATTTTTTACTTTTATAAAAACTTAATTCGCCTTCGAAAAGAGCTTCCTGTACTTATCCATGGTAATTATCAGTTACTTTTAGAAGAGGATGAGAATTTGTATGTGTACACGAGGAGTTATCAGGACACAACGTTGGTTATTGCTGCTAACTTCTCGAAAGAAACGAGTGAACTGAATCTTCCAGAAACGTTAAACGGCGGAAAACTACTCGTTCATAATTACCACGATGTGGCGAATCAGTTGCAAAATGAGTCGAACATGCGCCCTTATGAAGTGAAAGTGTATATGCTGTAA
- the tkt gene encoding transketolase, with protein MTTTQMDSLAVNTIRTLAIDAVEKANSGHPGMPMGAAPMAYTLWSQFMNHNPSNPDWFNRDRFVLSAGHGSALLYSMLHLFGYDVTMEDLKSFRQWGSNTPGHPEFGETPGVDATTGPLGQGLAMATGMAMAERHLAATYNRDNFNVIDHYTYSICGDGDLMEGVSSESASLAAHLKLGRLIVMYDSNDISLDGDLDQSFSENVQQRYEAYGWQVIRVEDGNDMDTIADALKQAKSNTEQPTLIEVKTTIGYGSPNKGGKNTSHGAPLGKDEIQLVKENYQWTFEEDFYIPEEVKGQFADFKEAGSKKEQEWNELFKKYEAQYPELAKQLSAALNNELPEGWDSEVPTYEKGTSTASRAASGEVLNALAKNNPQIFGGSADLASSNKTMLKDEQDFSPADYSGRNIWFGVREFGMAAAMNGIALHKGLRIFGATFFVFSDYLRPALRLSALMGVPVTYVFTHDSVAVGEDGPTHEPVEQLASLRAMPGLSVIRPADGNETAAAWKLSVEATDHPTALVLSRQNLPVVTDSQEQAYEGVKRGAYVVAGGENAEAILLASGSEVGLAVEAQELLSKEGISASVVSMPSWDRFEKQSADYKQSVLPDNVTARLGIEMGVSFGWDKYVGQKGDILAIDRFGASAPGDTVIKEFGFTAENVVNKVKAMLSK; from the coding sequence ATGACAACGACTCAAATGGATTCACTTGCTGTAAATACGATTCGTACGCTAGCAATCGATGCAGTTGAAAAAGCCAACTCAGGTCACCCAGGCATGCCGATGGGAGCTGCACCTATGGCCTACACGCTATGGAGTCAGTTCATGAATCACAATCCATCTAACCCGGATTGGTTTAACCGCGACCGTTTTGTTCTTTCAGCAGGTCACGGTTCAGCACTATTATATAGCATGCTTCACTTGTTTGGATATGACGTAACAATGGAAGATTTAAAATCATTCCGCCAGTGGGGAAGCAATACTCCAGGACACCCAGAATTCGGTGAGACACCAGGAGTAGACGCAACAACTGGACCACTAGGCCAGGGACTTGCGATGGCAACTGGTATGGCAATGGCTGAACGTCATTTAGCTGCAACGTATAACCGAGATAACTTTAATGTCATTGATCACTATACGTACAGCATTTGTGGAGATGGCGACTTAATGGAAGGCGTATCTTCAGAGTCAGCTTCACTCGCTGCACATTTGAAGCTTGGTCGTCTTATTGTTATGTATGATTCAAACGACATCTCTCTTGATGGTGATCTTGATCAGTCCTTCTCAGAAAACGTTCAACAACGTTATGAAGCATACGGCTGGCAAGTGATTCGCGTTGAAGATGGAAATGACATGGATACTATTGCGGACGCTCTTAAACAAGCGAAAAGCAATACAGAGCAACCGACACTAATTGAAGTGAAAACAACAATTGGGTATGGTTCACCAAACAAAGGTGGCAAAAACACTTCTCATGGTGCACCACTTGGGAAAGATGAAATTCAGCTAGTGAAAGAAAACTATCAGTGGACTTTCGAAGAAGATTTCTATATTCCTGAAGAAGTGAAAGGCCAATTTGCAGACTTCAAAGAAGCTGGAAGCAAAAAAGAGCAGGAATGGAATGAACTTTTCAAAAAATACGAAGCACAATATCCAGAGCTTGCAAAGCAATTATCAGCAGCTCTAAATAATGAACTTCCTGAAGGTTGGGATAGCGAAGTTCCTACTTATGAAAAAGGAACAAGCACAGCATCTCGTGCTGCATCTGGAGAAGTTCTTAATGCTCTTGCTAAAAATAACCCGCAAATCTTCGGTGGATCAGCGGACCTTGCGTCTTCTAACAAAACAATGTTGAAAGATGAGCAGGACTTCTCACCAGCAGATTATAGTGGCCGTAATATTTGGTTCGGCGTACGTGAATTTGGAATGGCTGCAGCAATGAACGGAATTGCCCTTCATAAAGGTCTTCGTATCTTTGGAGCGACGTTCTTCGTATTCTCTGACTACCTTCGTCCTGCACTTCGTCTATCAGCATTGATGGGTGTACCTGTAACATACGTATTCACTCATGATAGCGTAGCAGTAGGAGAAGATGGTCCGACTCACGAACCTGTTGAGCAACTCGCTTCACTTCGTGCGATGCCAGGTCTTTCAGTTATCCGACCAGCGGATGGAAATGAAACTGCTGCAGCATGGAAGTTGTCTGTTGAAGCAACGGATCACCCAACAGCTCTAGTGCTTTCTCGTCAGAACCTTCCAGTTGTGACAGATTCACAGGAACAAGCATACGAAGGCGTTAAACGCGGTGCGTATGTAGTTGCTGGTGGCGAGAATGCGGAAGCCATTCTTCTTGCGTCTGGATCTGAAGTTGGTTTAGCAGTAGAAGCGCAAGAACTTCTTTCAAAAGAAGGCATTTCAGCTTCTGTTGTCAGCATGCCAAGCTGGGATCGATTTGAAAAACAATCAGCTGATTATAAGCAAAGCGTTCTACCAGACAACGTAACGGCTCGTCTTGGTATTGAAATGGGCGTATCATTTGGCTGGGATAAGTATGTTGGCCAAAAAGGTGATATTCTTGCGATTGACCGCTTTGGAGCATCAGCGCCTGGCGACACTGTTATTAAGGAATTTGGCTTTACTGCAGAAAATGTTGTCAATAAAGTTAAAGCAATGCTCTCCAAATAA